Proteins encoded by one window of Musa acuminata AAA Group cultivar baxijiao chromosome BXJ2-9, Cavendish_Baxijiao_AAA, whole genome shotgun sequence:
- the LOC103996560 gene encoding glyoxylase I 4 gives MGVEMVQEEAMSSMPPLMSLNHVSFMCRSVSQSVKFYQEVLGFVSIKRPSSFSFKGAWLFNYGIGIHLLQCNTSEENLPKRKGVINPKDNHISFQCSNMKLLMLKLKKMGVEYVTAKVEEEGIQVDQLFFHDPDGNMIEICNCDNLPVLPLSPCRLRR, from the exons ATGGGTGTGGAGATGGTCCAAGAGGAGGCAATGTCGTCGATGCCGCCATTGATGTCGCTGAACCATGTGTCATTCATGTGCCGATCGGTAAGCCAGTCGGTGAAGTTCTACCAGGAGGTGCTCGGCTTTGTCAGCATCAAGAGGCCTTCTTCCTTCAGCTTCAAAGGCGCTTG gTTGTTCAACTACGGAATTGGCATTCATTTGCTGCAGTGCAACACATCGGAGGAGAACCTCCCCAAGAGAAAGGGAGTGATCAACCCCAAGGACAACCACATCTCCTTCCAGTGCTCCAACATGAAGCTCTTGATGCTGAAGCTGAAGAAGATGGGCGTGGAGTACGTGACCGCCAAGGTGGAGGAGGAAGGCATTCAGGTGGACCAGCTCTTCTTCCACGACCCAGATGGAAACATGATCGAGATCTGCAACTGCGACAACCTCCCCGTACTCCCCCTCTCGCCATGCCGTCTCAGACGATAA
- the LOC135622238 gene encoding multiprotein-bridging factor 1a-like, with protein MAGNGPITQDWEPIVIRKKAPTAAAKKDEKAVNAARRSGAEIETVKKSTAGTNKAASSSTSLNTRKLDEETENLTHERVSSELKKNIMQARLGKKLTQAQLGQLINEKPQVIQEYESGKAIPNQQIITKLERVLGVKLRGKK; from the exons ATGGCAGGGAACGGTCCCATCACGCAAGACTGGGAGCCCATTGTGATCCGCAAGAAGGCGCCCACCGCCGCTGCCAAGAAGGACGAGAAGGCCGTCAACGCCGCCCGACGCAGTGGAGCCGAGATCGAAACTGTCAAGAAGT CTACCGCTGGTACGAACAAGGCCGCTTCTAGCAGCACTTCTCTGAATACGAGGAAGCTCGACGAGGAGACTGAGAATCTTACTC ATGAGCGAGTGTCAAGCGAACTGAAGAAGAACATTATGCAAGCTCGACTGGGTAAGAAGTTAACCCAGGCTCAACTTGGACAG CTAATTAATGAGAAGCCCCAAGTGATCCAAGAATATGAGTCAGGAAAGGCTATTCCAAATCAACAGATAATTACCAAACTAGAAAGGGTGCTTGGAGTGAAGCTTCGAGGTAAAAAGTAG